The Shewanella japonica genome has a window encoding:
- a CDS encoding MMPL family transporter, with protein MSRLSSWFNSPQHALSRFIVWCLLIIVVSGYGINLWQAGATIQSNILAMLPKISEAPLTQTALNRVEKRLADQVYIGLIADNKAEAVNAATLLINQLKQEPSVFTDVRSGDSHTMQALSKYYFSKRFMLLTEKQRSTLGITAQGSPLLTSSTPKPLPPQWQGLLTAAQQQLYSSFGFASSALLTQDPLLLFPDNLLALAPINSLSTEQGILLGSSQSQPVAIVIAKGVQSAFSPQGQADQSRVLTDSLAEISRQYPQIDTIQAGTLFHAQAATDTAKFEISTIGSISLIGVMLLVWFAFRSVMPLSLAAVTLSSGFLFATVATLALFGEMHLLTLVFGTSLIGVAIDYSFHFYCEKMALKNQSATQVIQRILPALTLALVTSSIAFIAIGLTPFPGMQQVAIFCAAGLFGAYLTLVFAYPLLANHRLPSATKALSWASRYLNWLNTIIISPTDRKLSKTAIVMMVGIPLFIGLGFTQLSSDDDIRNLQQSPDRIVQAENQLRQILSGGTDNQFILASADSEQGLLSQLEQTQSLLSQAVEANEIQSFVSLSSYLPSKLQQQQNYQAYQALYLQHLDDITAGLGIDESIKPALLKQLEQASSQFIEPNAVLNIAGDDLAALWLAPSEHSQSQQYGSIILLGGINDLTALTQRVNDSQLSITVVDKVGEISQLMSQFRFITLQLLALVCAIAIVIFSVRFGLKLAAAIVLVPVSSILLTLASLGIVGSPLSLFHALALILVLGIGIDYSLFFASVKQHKKAGANGVMMAVFMSACSTLLAFGLLALSQTNAIHYFGLTLLFGIGFTFLLAPLISFITREVTQYGK; from the coding sequence ATGTCACGCCTTTCCAGCTGGTTTAACTCACCGCAACACGCATTATCACGATTTATCGTTTGGTGTTTACTCATCATAGTCGTCAGTGGATATGGGATAAATTTATGGCAAGCCGGTGCGACGATTCAAAGTAATATTTTGGCGATGCTGCCTAAAATATCAGAAGCGCCACTGACCCAAACGGCATTAAACCGTGTCGAAAAACGCTTAGCCGATCAAGTTTATATCGGCCTGATTGCCGATAACAAAGCTGAAGCGGTTAATGCGGCAACCCTGCTGATTAACCAGCTAAAACAAGAGCCAAGCGTCTTTACTGATGTTCGTAGTGGCGACAGTCATACCATGCAAGCCTTGAGCAAATACTACTTCTCAAAGCGGTTTATGTTACTGACAGAAAAACAACGTTCGACACTTGGCATCACAGCACAAGGCTCGCCCTTATTAACGTCGAGCACACCCAAGCCCTTGCCTCCTCAATGGCAAGGATTGCTCACTGCCGCGCAGCAACAGCTATATAGCAGTTTTGGTTTTGCCAGTAGCGCATTGTTAACGCAAGATCCACTACTGCTTTTTCCTGATAATTTACTAGCACTCGCGCCAATCAACTCGCTTTCCACTGAACAAGGAATACTGCTTGGTTCTAGCCAATCTCAACCCGTTGCTATTGTGATTGCCAAAGGAGTACAAAGCGCTTTTAGTCCTCAAGGGCAAGCAGATCAAAGCCGAGTGCTAACCGACAGCTTAGCGGAGATAAGCCGTCAATATCCTCAGATAGACACGATCCAGGCTGGCACCTTATTTCATGCCCAAGCAGCAACTGATACTGCCAAATTTGAGATTTCGACCATTGGCAGCATCTCCCTAATTGGCGTGATGCTGTTAGTATGGTTCGCTTTTAGAAGTGTTATGCCACTGTCACTAGCCGCTGTGACACTTTCTAGCGGCTTTTTATTTGCCACAGTGGCCACACTCGCCCTATTTGGTGAAATGCACTTACTGACGCTGGTATTCGGTACTAGCTTAATTGGTGTGGCAATCGACTATAGCTTCCATTTTTACTGTGAAAAAATGGCGTTAAAAAACCAATCGGCCACTCAAGTCATTCAACGAATATTGCCAGCATTAACACTGGCATTAGTGACCAGCAGCATCGCATTTATCGCGATTGGTTTAACCCCTTTTCCCGGCATGCAGCAAGTCGCAATCTTTTGCGCCGCAGGCCTGTTTGGTGCTTATTTAACCCTAGTGTTTGCCTATCCTTTATTAGCCAATCATCGCTTACCTAGCGCGACTAAGGCATTATCATGGGCAAGTCGTTACCTAAATTGGTTAAATACAATCATCATCAGCCCCACTGATCGCAAGCTATCCAAAACAGCGATTGTGATGATGGTTGGCATACCTCTATTTATCGGCTTAGGTTTTACCCAACTCAGTAGCGATGATGATATTCGTAACTTACAGCAAAGCCCTGATCGCATTGTCCAAGCCGAAAACCAGCTGAGGCAAATACTGAGTGGTGGCACTGACAATCAGTTTATTCTCGCCAGCGCTGATAGCGAACAAGGTTTATTATCTCAGCTTGAACAGACTCAATCACTATTATCCCAAGCAGTAGAGGCAAACGAGATACAAAGCTTTGTTAGCCTAAGCTCCTATTTACCTAGCAAGTTGCAACAGCAGCAAAACTATCAAGCATATCAGGCACTCTACCTGCAGCACTTAGATGACATTACTGCAGGACTTGGAATCGATGAATCCATTAAACCAGCGCTGCTCAAGCAACTTGAGCAAGCAAGCAGCCAATTCATCGAACCAAACGCAGTGCTTAACATTGCAGGTGATGATTTAGCGGCATTATGGTTAGCACCATCAGAACACTCTCAAAGCCAGCAATATGGCAGTATTATCTTACTCGGCGGGATTAATGATTTAACAGCGTTAACACAACGAGTTAATGACAGCCAATTATCTATTACTGTAGTAGATAAAGTCGGTGAAATTTCTCAATTAATGAGCCAGTTTCGGTTCATTACATTGCAATTGTTGGCCCTGGTTTGCGCCATCGCTATTGTTATCTTTAGTGTAAGATTTGGTCTTAAATTGGCGGCAGCGATTGTGCTGGTTCCAGTCAGTTCCATTCTACTGACCTTAGCCAGTTTGGGAATTGTCGGTTCGCCATTAAGTTTGTTCCACGCGTTGGCATTAATTTTAGTGCTCGGTATTGGAATTGATTACAGTTTATTTTTTGCTTCGGTAAAACAGCATAAGAAGGCAGGGGCTAATGGAGTGATGATGGCAGTCTTTATGTCGGCTTGCTCAACATTGCTCGCTTTTGGATTGTTAGCACTCAGTCAAACCAATGCGATACATTATTTTGGCTTAACATTGTTGTTTGGGATCGGGTTTACCTTTTTACTCGCACCACTTATCAGTTTCATAACAAGAGAAGTTACCCAATATGGAAAGTAA
- a CDS encoding NAD(P)/FAD-dependent oxidoreductase, with protein MDENSANLPQHLHVDVVIIGAGPSGAVAASLLHQQGKCVLVVEKQHFPRFSIGESLLPCCMQFIEQAGMLPAVEAAGFQFKNGAAFRRNNQYTTFNFTEKFTPGPGTTFQVQRGQFDKILADTAVSQGVEIRYGHSVNAIDLGENQHASPVLTVTDEQANSYQITAQYVLDASGFGRVLPRLLDLEQASSLPSRSAIFTHIDDNITDANFDREKILISVHPTQKDIWYWLIPFSNGRCSIGVVAEPHLIEHHQGDLEQQLWQLINEEPGLKALLSQAKVVQECATLKGYSANVSTLATPQFALLGNAGEFLDPVFSSGVTIAMQSAQMAATTLVKQLDGEQVDWEQDYAKPLMLGVNTFRTYVQAWYDGRFQDVIFYDDPNQTIKQMICSILAGYAWDTNNPFVKDSERRLNMIVDLCREQTIAS; from the coding sequence ATGGATGAAAACAGTGCAAACTTACCTCAACATCTGCACGTCGATGTAGTGATTATAGGCGCAGGCCCTTCTGGCGCAGTAGCGGCTAGCTTATTACACCAGCAAGGCAAATGCGTATTGGTTGTAGAAAAGCAGCACTTCCCTCGATTCTCTATTGGAGAAAGTTTATTACCTTGCTGCATGCAATTTATTGAACAAGCCGGCATGTTGCCAGCGGTTGAAGCGGCGGGATTTCAATTTAAAAATGGCGCAGCATTTCGCCGAAATAATCAGTACACGACTTTTAATTTTACTGAAAAATTTACTCCTGGTCCTGGCACCACCTTTCAGGTACAACGAGGCCAGTTTGATAAGATATTGGCAGATACAGCGGTATCGCAAGGGGTAGAGATTCGCTATGGCCATAGTGTTAATGCTATCGACTTAGGCGAAAACCAACATGCCTCACCAGTGCTAACGGTGACTGATGAGCAAGCAAACAGTTATCAAATTACGGCACAATATGTACTTGATGCCAGCGGTTTTGGTCGAGTGCTTCCAAGGTTATTAGATCTTGAGCAAGCATCTAGCCTGCCTTCACGCAGTGCAATATTCACTCATATTGACGATAATATTACTGATGCAAATTTTGACAGAGAAAAAATTCTCATCAGCGTCCATCCGACACAAAAAGATATTTGGTATTGGCTTATTCCGTTCAGTAATGGCCGCTGCTCAATTGGGGTGGTCGCAGAGCCTCACTTAATTGAACATCACCAAGGTGATTTAGAGCAGCAATTATGGCAACTGATTAACGAAGAGCCTGGTTTAAAAGCGTTATTAAGCCAAGCTAAGGTCGTGCAAGAATGTGCGACGTTAAAAGGTTATTCAGCCAATGTGTCAACGTTAGCCACGCCTCAATTTGCACTATTAGGTAATGCTGGTGAGTTTTTAGATCCGGTATTTTCATCCGGTGTCACCATTGCCATGCAGTCAGCACAAATGGCTGCAACGACATTAGTGAAGCAGCTCGATGGCGAACAAGTTGATTGGGAGCAAGATTATGCCAAGCCCTTAATGCTTGGCGTAAATACCTTTAGAACTTATGTTCAAGCTTGGTATGACGGACGCTTCCAAGATGTGATTTTTTACGACGATCCTAATCAAACCATTAAACAAATGATTTGTTCCATCCTCGCAGGTTACGCTTGGGATACGAACAACCCTTTTGTTAAAGATTCTGAGCGCCGACTCAATATGATTGTTGATTTGTGCCGTGAACAAACTATAGCGAGTTAA
- a CDS encoding LolA family protein produces the protein MKSLGRFYCVLVFFLLVGQTYAYGNGADKTNGFELKQAQTSEQSVGNTTQTTLPANTVPKKIQPTALSAAQVVTLFNTTASNEQLTHLASQLQLGTQAKGLFQQTRHLAVLKRPLKSAGQFMFSQDIGLLWQQQTPFKSTLLLKQNTLFQQDSFGNIQQTTANQTSSAMAEQLPQLMQGLLTGDVDALAKDFHLYMAPNIDQHNPYWQLGLVAKDPLIAKAIGAMVLEGQQQIHRLTMLSEKPTIAEKDQLSGDKTVIEFAHVSPTLSKMDLQQFDLKPTPSVTEGQ, from the coding sequence ATGAAGTCCCTAGGCCGTTTTTACTGTGTACTCGTATTTTTCCTGCTAGTAGGTCAAACTTACGCATATGGCAATGGCGCAGACAAGACGAATGGCTTTGAGCTTAAGCAAGCTCAAACAAGTGAGCAAAGTGTCGGCAACACCACTCAGACAACCCTACCCGCTAATACAGTACCTAAAAAAATACAGCCAACAGCACTCAGCGCAGCGCAAGTTGTCACTCTCTTTAATACGACCGCCTCCAACGAGCAGTTAACCCATCTTGCGAGCCAACTACAACTCGGGACGCAAGCCAAGGGGCTGTTTCAACAAACTCGCCATTTAGCGGTGTTAAAACGTCCACTAAAAAGTGCTGGTCAGTTTATGTTTAGCCAAGACATTGGCTTACTATGGCAACAGCAAACCCCTTTTAAAAGCACCTTGTTATTGAAGCAAAATACCCTGTTTCAACAAGACAGCTTTGGCAATATTCAACAAACAACAGCAAACCAAACCAGTTCAGCCATGGCAGAGCAACTACCGCAATTAATGCAAGGTCTTCTCACGGGGGATGTTGATGCGTTAGCTAAAGATTTTCATCTATACATGGCTCCCAATATTGACCAACACAACCCATATTGGCAGCTGGGGTTAGTGGCCAAAGACCCGCTAATTGCTAAAGCCATCGGGGCTATGGTGCTCGAAGGACAGCAGCAAATACATCGTCTTACCATGCTATCTGAAAAGCCAACCATCGCCGAAAAAGACCAATTGAGCGGAGATAAAACCGTTATCGAGTTTGCGCATGTCAGCCCAACCCTTAGCAAAATGGATTTACAACAATTTGACCTTAAACCCACACCATCAGTGACAGAGGGTCAATAA
- a CDS encoding phosphopantetheine-binding protein gives MNLHNEIKQLIIDCLDLEDVSIDDIETDAPLFGEGLGLDSIDALELGLAIKKQFDIKIEANSEATKAHFYSVASLASFIESQRS, from the coding sequence ATGAATTTACACAACGAAATTAAGCAGCTCATTATTGACTGCCTCGACTTAGAAGATGTCAGTATCGACGATATTGAAACTGACGCACCACTATTTGGTGAAGGCTTAGGATTAGACTCAATCGATGCGCTTGAGCTAGGTTTAGCAATTAAAAAGCAATTCGATATCAAAATAGAAGCTAACTCTGAAGCAACTAAAGCACACTTTTACAGCGTAGCAAGCTTAGCTAGCTTTATTGAATCACAGCGTTCTTAG
- a CDS encoding glycosyltransferase family 2 protein encodes MKLALIIPNYNHQQAIADTLIALAPLGLPCYLVNDGSNDETRYLLQSLADKYDWVTLLTHPFNRGKGAAVTTGLRAAYADGYSHALQIDADGQHCLDDIPAMIEAASEQPLALISGKPEYDESVPKGRLYGRYITHFWVWVETLSFDIQDSMCGFRVYPLAATEQLFKQQALGERMDFDIEIMVKLHWQGVPIKHISTKVIYPEDGISHFQGIKDNVRISAMHTGLFFGMLKRLPQILSKKNANKHWSAMGERGSYWGIKLIADSYRLGGHWLCRAIMYPVICYFFLTGVTARNASMDFLRRVKRKHPQHEQLSDPVTWRDSLKHFFAFGNAALDRIDAWCDRIKLAQVDFPDRHVLADQVASGQGAVLLVSHLGNLELCRAISIHQQQVKVNVMVLTSHAENFNNVLKQLNPNSGLNLIQVNELGPSTAMLLQDKIAAGELVVIAADRTSSDTAGRVFYNDFIDQQAAFPQGPFILAGLLDCPVYTMFCLQEHGRYRVHVEHLSDSLKGPRKGRTERLADAATEYSRRLEHFATQQPLQWFNFYDFWRRDEDSQRDSGPTEVTPSTELSSPSHSSNPNFKQEQ; translated from the coding sequence ATGAAACTGGCTCTGATTATTCCCAATTATAATCACCAACAAGCCATTGCTGACACATTAATCGCTTTAGCACCTTTAGGCTTACCTTGTTATTTAGTTAACGATGGTAGTAATGATGAAACGCGTTATTTATTGCAATCATTAGCAGATAAGTATGATTGGGTAACCTTACTAACGCATCCCTTTAATCGAGGTAAAGGCGCAGCAGTTACCACAGGTCTGCGGGCAGCTTATGCAGATGGCTATAGCCATGCTTTGCAAATTGATGCCGACGGTCAGCACTGTCTAGATGATATTCCAGCCATGATTGAAGCCGCATCAGAACAGCCTCTTGCGTTGATTTCAGGCAAACCCGAATATGATGAGTCAGTTCCTAAAGGGCGTTTATATGGCCGTTATATCACCCATTTTTGGGTATGGGTTGAAACCCTGAGTTTTGATATTCAAGACTCAATGTGCGGTTTTAGGGTTTACCCTCTTGCTGCTACAGAGCAGCTATTTAAACAGCAAGCGTTAGGCGAACGCATGGACTTTGATATTGAAATCATGGTCAAGCTGCACTGGCAAGGTGTACCAATCAAGCATATTTCTACCAAGGTGATTTACCCTGAAGATGGCATTAGTCACTTTCAAGGTATTAAAGATAATGTTCGCATTTCAGCAATGCATACCGGCTTATTTTTCGGGATGCTAAAACGTTTGCCGCAAATTCTGTCAAAAAAAAACGCTAATAAGCACTGGTCAGCTATGGGTGAGCGTGGCAGTTATTGGGGAATTAAGCTCATTGCTGACAGCTATCGTTTAGGCGGTCATTGGCTTTGTAGGGCAATCATGTACCCTGTGATTTGCTACTTCTTCCTTACTGGCGTAACCGCAAGAAACGCCTCCATGGACTTTTTACGTCGAGTTAAGCGTAAACATCCGCAGCATGAACAATTATCTGATCCTGTTACTTGGCGAGACAGCCTGAAGCACTTTTTTGCTTTTGGAAATGCGGCGCTGGATAGAATCGATGCATGGTGCGATCGTATTAAACTGGCACAGGTAGACTTTCCTGACAGACACGTTTTAGCTGACCAAGTGGCATCTGGCCAAGGTGCTGTATTATTGGTGTCTCACTTAGGTAACCTTGAACTTTGCCGTGCGATCTCTATCCACCAGCAACAAGTCAAAGTCAATGTGATGGTGCTGACCAGTCATGCAGAAAACTTTAATAACGTGCTAAAACAATTAAACCCAAATAGTGGTTTAAATCTGATTCAAGTCAATGAATTGGGACCAAGCACGGCGATGCTATTACAAGATAAAATTGCCGCTGGAGAATTAGTCGTTATCGCAGCAGACCGCACCTCATCTGATACTGCAGGTCGCGTTTTTTATAACGACTTTATTGATCAACAAGCCGCATTCCCACAAGGCCCCTTTATTCTAGCTGGGCTACTTGATTGTCCGGTTTACACTATGTTTTGTTTACAAGAGCATGGTCGTTATCGTGTCCATGTCGAACACTTGTCAGACAGTTTAAAAGGGCCTCGTAAAGGACGAACAGAGCGATTAGCTGACGCGGCGACAGAATATAGCCGCCGACTTGAGCACTTTGCGACACAACAACCATTGCAATGGTTTAATTTTTACGATTTTTGGCGCCGTGATGAAGACTCCCAAAGAGATTCAGGCCCCACAGAAGTGACACCTTCGACTGAGCTGTCGTCGCCCTCACATTCAAGCAATCCCAATTTCAAGCAGGAACAGTAA
- a CDS encoding AMP-binding protein — MNNLLINWLHNDPKTQQLISFNHHDIVTGSLFTAHVAHLFEQLNASPIKRWLLAAETSDLFAAGMCAALLAGKQVVLPANIQGGTLTELNHAFDGVISDQPLSEVKQFILLKKELGLANKSWPETSQIGELVLFTSGSSGEPKAIAKSIEQLDAEVSILEQTFASRLPQCSVISTVSHQHIYGLLFKILWPLAASRPFLSDLVEYPETLSYYIALMPNLCLISSPAQLSRLPEALEFEQQQLAPSLIFSSGGPLLYDASQHIHTCYGQFPIEVFGSTETGGIAYRRQMEPNRTWLPFSCVEICENDEDGALMLKSPYLPASNEWMKCDDKIELAEDGRFTLLHRLDRIVKVEEKRLSLAQMEGLLCTHPFVKEAAVIQLTEPRIMLGAAICLSEEGLEQLDDAGKLSVNNHLKKHLLSQFERVTLPRRWRYPDTLPLNAQGKRVQTDLLAVFNDD, encoded by the coding sequence ATGAATAACTTGCTGATAAACTGGCTACATAATGACCCTAAAACGCAACAATTAATTAGTTTCAATCATCATGACATTGTGACGGGTTCACTGTTTACAGCCCATGTTGCCCATCTATTTGAACAACTTAATGCCAGCCCAATCAAACGTTGGTTACTCGCAGCTGAAACCAGTGATTTATTTGCTGCTGGCATGTGTGCAGCCTTGCTTGCAGGTAAGCAAGTGGTTTTGCCCGCTAATATCCAAGGTGGCACGCTAACTGAGCTAAACCATGCCTTTGATGGGGTAATTTCAGATCAGCCTCTTAGTGAAGTTAAGCAATTTATCTTGCTTAAAAAAGAGCTCGGCCTTGCCAATAAATCTTGGCCTGAAACCAGCCAAATCGGCGAGTTAGTTTTATTCACATCAGGGAGTAGCGGCGAACCTAAAGCCATTGCAAAGTCGATTGAGCAACTGGATGCTGAAGTCAGCATTTTAGAACAAACCTTTGCATCTCGACTGCCACAGTGCAGCGTTATTTCTACCGTTTCACATCAACATATTTATGGTTTGTTATTCAAAATATTGTGGCCTTTAGCTGCAAGTCGTCCGTTTTTAAGTGATCTCGTTGAATACCCTGAAACCTTAAGTTACTACATCGCCTTAATGCCGAACTTATGCTTGATAAGTAGCCCTGCCCAATTATCACGCTTGCCAGAAGCTTTAGAGTTTGAACAACAACAGTTAGCACCAAGTCTGATTTTCAGTTCAGGTGGCCCTTTGTTATACGATGCCTCTCAGCACATTCATACCTGCTATGGTCAGTTCCCTATAGAGGTCTTTGGCAGCACAGAAACTGGCGGTATTGCCTATCGACGTCAAATGGAGCCAAACAGAACTTGGCTTCCTTTCAGCTGCGTTGAGATATGTGAGAATGATGAAGATGGCGCATTGATGCTCAAGTCACCTTATTTACCTGCCAGTAATGAATGGATGAAGTGTGATGACAAGATTGAATTAGCTGAAGATGGCCGTTTTACCTTGTTACACCGACTCGACCGCATCGTAAAGGTGGAAGAAAAACGTTTATCTCTAGCGCAAATGGAAGGCTTGCTCTGCACTCATCCGTTTGTGAAAGAAGCTGCAGTGATTCAGCTAACCGAGCCAAGAATCATGCTAGGTGCGGCAATTTGCTTATCTGAAGAAGGATTAGAGCAGCTTGATGATGCCGGTAAACTAAGTGTCAATAATCACCTTAAAAAGCATCTATTAAGTCAGTTCGAACGAGTCACGTTACCACGCCGCTGGCGCTATCCTGATACATTACCGCTTAACGCACAGGGTAAGCGTGTACAAACCGATCTATTAGCAGTATTCAATGATGATTAA
- a CDS encoding acyl carrier protein has translation MENRDQILDMLTQILVDDFEIEAEDITLDASLYEALDLDSIDAVDLVIKLQQMTGKKIQPEQFKTVRTVEDVVNAIEGLMKD, from the coding sequence ATGGAAAATCGTGATCAAATCCTAGACATGTTGACGCAAATTTTAGTCGATGATTTTGAAATTGAAGCAGAAGATATCACCTTAGATGCTTCACTTTATGAAGCACTTGATTTAGACAGTATTGATGCTGTGGATTTAGTGATAAAGCTTCAACAAATGACCGGAAAGAAGATTCAACCAGAGCAATTTAAAACAGTGCGTACAGTTGAAGATGTCGTTAATGCGATTGAAGGTTTAATGAAAGATTAA
- a CDS encoding thioester dehydrase, which produces MIKSALPEILAQHSNEDESCWRIFVSAELDYFKGHFEEQAVLPGVTQLDWAIQLGCQAFGYEPTVATLEVLKFQQLMLPDTEVELFISHNAAKSKLTFSYRDGDKRFASGRIALALASATCNKDSQS; this is translated from the coding sequence ATGATTAAATCAGCGTTACCCGAAATATTAGCGCAACACAGCAATGAAGATGAGAGCTGTTGGCGGATCTTTGTGTCTGCCGAGTTAGATTATTTTAAAGGCCACTTTGAAGAACAAGCCGTATTACCTGGCGTCACCCAACTTGATTGGGCAATTCAGCTTGGCTGCCAAGCATTTGGTTACGAGCCTACCGTTGCCACGCTAGAAGTGCTTAAGTTTCAACAATTAATGTTACCTGATACTGAAGTTGAGCTATTCATTAGCCATAATGCCGCCAAGTCAAAATTAACCTTTAGTTATCGTGATGGTGACAAACGGTTTGCTTCAGGCCGCATCGCATTAGCTTTGGCCTCTGCAACATGCAATAAGGATAGCCAATCATGA
- a CDS encoding acyl-CoA thioesterase, with amino-acid sequence MKAIFSTELEMIVPFHDVDSMGITWHGNYLRYFEVARCKLLDELGYNYRQMMNSGYAWPIVDTQLKYVKSSTFDQKLIVHAAIVEWENRLRINYQIKDADTQQRITKGYTIQAAVEINTEELCFVTPDIFRARILPLLDESSLTDELIQERERLSSLKVSAS; translated from the coding sequence ATGAAAGCCATTTTTAGCACTGAATTAGAAATGATAGTGCCTTTTCATGATGTCGACTCTATGGGCATCACTTGGCATGGTAACTACTTACGCTATTTCGAGGTTGCCCGTTGTAAGTTACTTGACGAACTTGGCTATAACTATCGTCAAATGATGAATTCAGGCTATGCTTGGCCGATTGTTGATACCCAGCTTAAATATGTAAAAAGTAGCACCTTTGATCAAAAGCTCATTGTCCATGCCGCAATTGTTGAATGGGAAAATCGATTACGGATTAATTATCAAATTAAAGATGCTGACACCCAGCAACGCATCACCAAAGGCTATACCATTCAGGCTGCCGTTGAGATTAACACTGAAGAGTTGTGCTTCGTTACTCCGGATATATTTCGCGCGAGAATCCTGCCATTACTGGACGAATCAAGCCTCACTGATGAGCTCATTCAGGAACGTGAGCGATTATCATCACTGAAGGTGAGTGCGTCATGA
- a CDS encoding HAL/PAL/TAL family ammonia-lyase: MSQSTTSSAATLATVTFGQQSISLEQVVSVAKGAPVKLNDSQQYQENIQKGARFIDSLLHEEGVVYGVTTGYGDSCTVTVGLDLVHELPLHLSRFHGCGLGDIFSPMQSRAIMACRLNSLAVGKSGVTYELLQRIELLLNLDICPVIPEEGSVGASGDLTPLSYLAAVLVGEREVTYQGQRRATKDVYAELNIVPLTLRPKEGLALMNGTAVMTALACLAYDRAQYLARLSSRITAMASLTLKGNSNHFDDILFDAKPHPGQNQIATWIREDLNHHTHPRNSDRLQDRYSIRCAPHIIGVLQDALPFMRQFIETELNSANDNPIVDGEGEHILHGGHFYGGHIAFVMDSMKNTVANLADLIDRQMALVMDPKFNNGLPANLSAATGARQSINHGFKAVQIGVSAWTAEALKNTMPASVFSRSTECHNQDKVSMGTIAARDCMRVLQLTEQVAAAALLAMTQGIHLRIAQQELAEESLTPSLAKTVQQVSADFELLTEDRPLEAVLRQTVSKIQLGEWEVC, encoded by the coding sequence ATGAGCCAATCAACCACTTCTTCAGCTGCAACTTTGGCAACGGTCACTTTCGGTCAGCAATCTATTAGCTTAGAGCAAGTTGTCAGTGTCGCAAAAGGCGCACCAGTAAAGCTAAATGATAGCCAGCAATACCAAGAGAACATTCAAAAAGGCGCACGCTTTATTGATAGTCTCTTACATGAAGAAGGTGTGGTTTACGGGGTAACAACCGGTTATGGCGACTCATGTACCGTGACAGTCGGATTAGATTTAGTCCACGAGCTACCGCTGCATTTATCACGTTTTCACGGCTGTGGTTTAGGAGATATATTCTCGCCAATGCAGTCGCGTGCCATTATGGCTTGTCGTCTCAATTCCTTGGCTGTTGGTAAATCAGGTGTCACTTACGAGTTATTACAGCGTATTGAGCTACTACTGAATTTAGACATTTGCCCTGTAATACCAGAAGAAGGATCGGTAGGTGCAAGTGGTGATTTAACCCCGTTATCTTATTTAGCAGCCGTTTTAGTCGGTGAGCGAGAAGTGACATATCAAGGTCAACGTCGCGCTACAAAAGACGTATACGCTGAGCTAAATATTGTGCCATTAACCCTTCGACCAAAAGAAGGCTTAGCCTTAATGAATGGCACTGCGGTTATGACGGCTTTAGCTTGTTTAGCGTATGACCGAGCTCAGTACTTGGCACGATTATCAAGTCGTATCACTGCCATGGCATCATTAACGCTCAAAGGAAACTCGAACCACTTTGATGATATTTTATTTGATGCTAAGCCTCACCCAGGCCAAAACCAAATTGCCACCTGGATTCGTGAAGATTTAAATCACCATACCCATCCAAGAAACTCTGACAGACTGCAAGATCGCTACTCGATTCGCTGCGCTCCACATATTATTGGCGTACTGCAAGATGCATTACCTTTTATGCGTCAGTTTATTGAAACTGAATTAAACAGTGCTAATGACAACCCGATTGTCGATGGTGAAGGTGAGCATATTCTTCACGGTGGTCATTTCTATGGTGGCCACATCGCCTTTGTCATGGATTCAATGAAAAACACTGTGGCTAACTTAGCTGATCTAATTGACCGTCAAATGGCCTTAGTCATGGATCCTAAATTCAACAATGGGTTACCTGCTAATTTATCTGCAGCAACTGGCGCACGACAATCCATTAACCATGGCTTTAAAGCGGTACAAATTGGCGTATCCGCTTGGACTGCAGAGGCACTTAAAAATACAATGCCAGCCAGTGTTTTTTCACGCTCAACAGAATGCCACAACCAAGACAAAGTCAGTATGGGCACCATTGCAGCTCGAGACTGTATGCGAGTATTACAGTTGACTGAACAAGTCGCAGCTGCTGCACTGCTCGCGATGACTCAAGGTATTCACCTGCGAATTGCTCAACAAGAGTTGGCAGAAGAATCATTAACCCCTTCTTTGGCGAAAACCGTTCAGCAAGTCAGTGCAGACTTTGAGTTATTAACCGAAGATCGCCCACTTGAAGCCGTTTTACGTCAAACTGTTAGCAAGATTCAGCTTGGTGAGTGGGAGGTCTGTTAA